GGACTCGGTCGAAATGACGACGTTGGAGTTTGTAGGGATTCCAAAGATTACGATGCGCGCCGCAGGTACCGCTGGATGAGTGCCAGGAGCGCACCGAGCACAAAACCGAGGAAAACGTTCCCGAGTACGTTCGGCCGCACGGGAAACCGCGAGACAATCGGGGAATCAATGACGCGCACGGTGATGTCGCGACTGCCGGTGTAGTCCTTCGCATCGCGGACGAGCACGGTGCCGATGCCCTCCGCGATTGCCACGGCCTGGGCCTGGCGCTCGTGGTAGACGTGGAGCTCCATGATGCTCGTCTCTGCCGCAACGGACGACTCGACGGCGCGATCCCACGAGCGGCGACGCTTGCGCTCAACCGTCGGGAACGCGGTCGCATCAATGTCCCCGTTGACCTGGAGGACGCGATCGAGGAACGACGACGACGCAATGACTTGACCGAGGTTGCGCCCGATCTTCTCCGATGACTTCACCGCGGTGAACGCGTCGAGCGTGGGCGACGTGGCCTGAATGATGAGAAAGCGCATCGTCGCGCGGTACGAGAACGGCTGCACGAGCGACAGCACGAGCGCGACGGCCGCACCAGCGAGCGCGACGAGCATGACGTACCGGTGATGCCGACGGACGAAGAGTGTCATCGAGTGGGACATAAGTGGGATGAGACCGTAAACTGGTGCGGGAGCACCAAAGATAATCAAGCGGATGCTCACGGATACCCCACGGTCTCCCCCGTCACTTTCGTGAGCGTCACCGTGTGCGTTGCCGCTTCACCTTCTGCGAGGACAGACAGCGTGATCACCGCGCCAAGCGGGTACTCCTGGAGGATCTCCTCCAGGAACCGACGCTCCGTGAGCGGGTCATCCCCCACCGCGATAATGCGATCACCCTCCTCGAGCACCTCGCGGAGTGGGCTCGATGCGGTGAATGCACGACCGCGCGGCGGTGCCTCGATGATCGCGCCCTGCCCCGCGTCCGTATCGTCCACGATGAACGCGGAACGATCGCGGTACATGACGCCCAACGCATTCCGTGTGACCGCACCGTCGCGGAAGAGCGATGCGAGCGCCGTCACCATCGCATCCACGGGTAGCGCGACGTCATCCGCGAGGACCAACGCGACGACCGCGCCGTCCTCATCCACGAGCGGTGTCCCGCGGATGAGCGGTGTCGAACCATCAAATGTGAGGCGCGATCCCCAGCGATCAGACGATTGGAGCGCGGCGGGCTGCTCACGCACCGAGCGTGCACGCAGACGGACGAGCACGAGCCCCGCGTCCTCCGTCGGTGCAAAGAGCGGCATCCCCGGGTAGCGACCATCGCGATCGCGAATCGGGACGACCGTTGCCGAGAGCGTTGGGACGCGAAGGAAGGCGAGATCGGACATGGGGTCGTAGGCGACCTCCGTCACCGCGTGGAGCGTGCGGTCCCGCGCAACGATGCCCGGCGCACTCCCGCGCGCCGTGGGGAGCGCGGTGCGGAGCGTTGCCACCCACCCGTCGCTCGTGAGCACGACGCCGCGTCCGTGCCGATCCGCAAGCGCGACCGCATCGTGGATGTCCACGATGTCCACCACCGCAGCGGCGAGCGGCGCGAGTGCGGGGAACTGGTCGCTCCCACCCTCCCGCGCTGCGACGCGCCCGATGATCACCTGCGCACCGGACGTCTGGGGAACGGGGAAGAGGAACGCCATGCCGACGAGCCCACCGACAATGCCGGCGATGAGCGCGAGCGCACCGGTGAACAGCATCCACCCCGCACGTCCCGCGCGCGGCACTGGCGCAACGAGCGGTCGCGCCATGATCTGTCGCAGGGCTTTCAGAGGATCTGATGTCCGCTCGTGCTGCTTGCGCTGTGCCATAGGATAGGAATCGTGGGAGACACTCCCTACTGTACCACACCAAAAGCAAAAATCGCGACGAGCAGCCCGGAGAACGCGAGGCGTGCGGTACGTCGCGGCATGAGCATCACCGCGATTGCACTCGCGAGAATCGCGCCGTTAATCGTCCAGTGCGCGGGAAGCGAACGGAGGAGGACGAGCGTCTCCGCGAGCACGAGGACTGCCGCGCACGTGAACGGTGCTGGCAGCATCGCCAAGGATTGCTGCGGCGTACTCACGACGAGGAGGATGCCAAAGGCGATGAGCGCGAGGCAGGCGACGGTTCGCCAGGTCGTCGGAAAGAAAAACTGTGTCGCCGACGCGGTGAGCGCGATACCGAGTGCCGCAGCGAGTGCCTGGGGGAGCACGAGTCGTGCGCGTCCGGCAACCCTCGGCACCCACGCGAGGACGATGAGTGAGAAAGAGAGGCCCATGGCCACCCACGGCAGCATACGCCCGCCGAGGAAGATCGGGTAGCCAAATGCGCTCGCCGCGAGTAGCGCGTGACGGCAGAGGGATCGCCAGTGCGGGTTGCGGGAACGCCGCGTCCCGAGTACCGCAGTACACACGGCGATGACGAGTGCGATCGGGAGCGCACGCGGTACGAACATGGTGAGGAGCCACGCGAGCAGGAGTCCACTCGTGGAAAACCATGGCCAACGGGTGTGCTCCGTATCCATATCACAAGCGATCGGGATCCACGTTGACCTCCACCGCGATCTCCTGATCACGGAGCACGATGCTCTCGAGCGCAACGGGGAGTTCCTTCCCCGCAAGCGCACGCGCAATGATCCACTCGATCAACCGCGACGGAATTGGCATCGCGCCGATCGTGGCCTCATGAAAGGCAATGGCAACCTCGCGCCCCGCGAGTACCGGCGTCCCGCGTAGGAGGACCGTCGTCGCGTCACCACCAAGGAGCTCCATGCGAGAAAAAATCTCGACATCATCTCCGACGGTCACCTGGATGCTCTCCGCGAGACCCGAGGGGAGATCGCGATTGCCTGCAAGTGCCTCACGGAGGAGCGCAGTGAGCTCCGCTTCCGTGAACGCAAGGGTGACATGCCCATCCTGCGCGGTGTGGAGCGCGCGTGCGAGGCGCTCGTCCACAACGAGCGACTCCGGAATAACGACGCGACGCGGTGCTCGCTCGTGACCGACGCGATTCCCGAGCACGGGCAGCGAGATGACGCCGGAACGCGCAACGACATACGCGAGCGATCCCGCAACGAGGAGCACAAGGAGAAAAACCACACCGCAACACCCTCCGCATCGCAGAAACGCCTTGCGTCGTCGCGCCTTCCGCGCTCCCCGCTGCACGTCATCCACGACATCCGCGCGAACCTGCTCGCGCAGCTGCGCCATACGGCCTCTGAGGTGATCAATGCGAGATGAGTGCAGAAACGATGGACAACGCCTCTATGACGAGGTTTGTCGCTTCTCCCGCCCGTACTCCTCAAAGAAAGTAATGAGCCCTGCGGCAATGGGGATGGCGAGGAGTGCGCCCGCAACGCCGCCGATTCGCGCACCCACGAGGATTGCAATGAGCGACACCACGGGATGCACGCCGACTGCTCGGTGCATGATCTTTGGGACGAGGAGGTGATTCTCCATCTGCTGGAGCACGACGAAAAAGATGAGTACGACGAGCGCTTTCGCCGGTGACTGGAGGAGCGTGAGCACCACCGCGACGATGAGCGCGACAATCGGCCCGACGTACGGGACGATCTCGGCAAACGCTGCGAGGAGCGCGATGAGGAGCGCGTACTCCACGCGGAGGATGGCGAGGCCAACGAAAACGAAGAAGCTCATGATCACCGCAAGCGCGAGCAGCCCACGGAGCCACGACCCCATCTTGCGCTCGATGCGCGGCACAACACCAACGAGGAACGGCTGCCAACGCGCGGAGGTCAGACCGATGAGCGTGCGACGCACCGTCGTCGCGTGCGTGGCGAGGTAGAATGTGAGCACGAGAACGAGCACGAAGGAGAGCGCGCCGCCGAACACCCCCGCAATCGCACCAAAGATGCCTGCCGTCACCTTCCCCTCGAGACCGGAGGCAAACTCCTGGAGCTTATCCGCGAGCCCGTGCTCAAGCGAGAATGCGCGGAGCGACTCCATCGCACCGAGCACGCGCGTCCACGCATCCGGGAAGGACGTGGCGAGCCCCTTCGCCTCGTAGATGATCGGCTGCGCGAGGAGTGTGAAGAGGAACCCGACGAACCCAAAAAAGGTGAGGTAGACGACACCGATGCCGAGCGCGCGCGGCAGGCGATGCCGCTCGCAGAAGTCCGCGACCGGACTGATGAGCACCGCGAGGAAGACGGAGACGAGCACGAGTGCGGCGATATCGCGCAACCAGAAGAGCGCGGCGGCGATGATCCCCACGACGACGATCTTCACGAGCGTCGCCACACTGACCGTGAATTCTGTTTTTCCTCCTGGTGTCATAGTGCGATACTATCCACA
Above is a window of bacterium DNA encoding:
- a CDS encoding S1C family serine protease, translating into MAQRKQHERTSDPLKALRQIMARPLVAPVPRAGRAGWMLFTGALALIAGIVGGLVGMAFLFPVPQTSGAQVIIGRVAAREGGSDQFPALAPLAAAVVDIVDIHDAVALADRHGRGVVLTSDGWVATLRTALPTARGSAPGIVARDRTLHAVTEVAYDPMSDLAFLRVPTLSATVVPIRDRDGRYPGMPLFAPTEDAGLVLVRLRARSVREQPAALQSSDRWGSRLTFDGSTPLIRGTPLVDEDGAVVALVLADDVALPVDAMVTALASLFRDGAVTRNALGVMYRDRSAFIVDDTDAGQGAIIEAPPRGRAFTASSPLREVLEEGDRIIAVGDDPLTERRFLEEILQEYPLGAVITLSVLAEGEAATHTVTLTKVTGETVGYP
- a CDS encoding AI-2E family transporter, which encodes MTPGGKTEFTVSVATLVKIVVVGIIAAALFWLRDIAALVLVSVFLAVLISPVADFCERHRLPRALGIGVVYLTFFGFVGFLFTLLAQPIIYEAKGLATSFPDAWTRVLGAMESLRAFSLEHGLADKLQEFASGLEGKVTAGIFGAIAGVFGGALSFVLVLVLTFYLATHATTVRRTLIGLTSARWQPFLVGVVPRIERKMGSWLRGLLALAVIMSFFVFVGLAILRVEYALLIALLAAFAEIVPYVGPIVALIVAVVLTLLQSPAKALVVLIFFVVLQQMENHLLVPKIMHRAVGVHPVVSLIAILVGARIGGVAGALLAIPIAAGLITFFEEYGREKRQTSS